One genomic region from Epinephelus fuscoguttatus linkage group LG8, E.fuscoguttatus.final_Chr_v1 encodes:
- the eny2 gene encoding transcription and mRNA export factor ENY2, translating into MSKESRMKATVNQKLTEMGERERLKELLRAKLTECGWKDQMKAHCKEVIKEKGLEHVTVEDLVVEITPKGRALVPDSVKKELLHRIRAFLAQHAT; encoded by the exons ATGAGTAAAGAGTCCAGGATGAAGGCAACCGTTAACCAAAAGCTGACTGAGATGGGGGAGCGAGAGAG ACTGAAGGAGTTACTGAGGGCGAAGCTCACTGAGTGTGGATGGAAGGACCAGATGAAAGCTCACTGCAAAG AAGTAATTAAAGAAAAAGGCTTGGAGCACGTGACTGTGGAGGACCTGGTGGTAGAGATCACTCCTAAAGGAAGAG CGTTGGTGCCGGACAGCGTCAAGAAAGAGCTCCTCCACAGAATAAGAGCCTTCTTAGCTCAGCATGCCACATAA